TATGTGGGTTTGTGTGTCCAATGACTTTGATGTTCCAGCTCTGACAAGAAAGATAATACAAGAAATTACTGGACGAGGTACTGATGTCATTTGTCTAAATACTCTTCAAGAGATCCTTAGAGGGAAGCTGAGCTCAAAGAAATTTTTGCTTGTACTTGACGATGTATGGAACGATGAGAGGAGACCTGACTGGGAGAAATTAGTAGCTCCATTAAAGTCAGGTCAGAAGGGAAGCAAAATCTTATTGACAACTCGTATGCAATCAGTGGTAGACATCGCTGAGAGAGTATTAGGAGGGATGACCAAGTCTATGAGATTGCAGGGGCTGCAGGAGAATGATCTTTTGGCACTTTTCAACAAGCATGCCTTTTTTGGGGTAAATCCTAGCAATCATTTTAACTTGCAAGAAGTTAGCAAACAAATTATTAAGAAGTTGAGTGGGAGCCCATTGGCAGCAAAAGTCATGGGTGGGTTGCTGAACAATTCTATGGATTGCACATATTGGAATAGAATATTGAGAGAAAATATCTCTAGTATTGAGCATGGCAATGAAGGTGTTATGAAGGTTTTAAGATTGAGTTATCATCATCTGTCTCCAAAGCTACAAGCATGCTTCCGGTATTGCAGCATGTTCAGAGAAGATTATAGATTCACAAAGAAAGAGCTCGTTGAGTTATGGATGGGTTCAGGGCTGATTCAGCTATCTGTCGATGAAAGCCAGACTCCAGAAGATGTAGGAGACTATTACTTGGGTATACTATCAAAAAAGTCTTTCATTGAACTGAGATCAGATGTGTCGACACATCAGTATGACGGTGGCAGTGAGATTGGTGTGTCCTGTTATGAATACTATGTGCTACATGATCTATTGCATGAGCTAGCACGTGCATTCTCCATGAAAGAATGCATTAGAATTTCTAGCGATGCTTATGGAATTATTCCAGAAACAGTTCGGCATGCAATAATTATAATTAAAAATTATGCTGTGATCACAGATTTTTCTATGTTAAAGAAACTCCGAACTCTCCTCATATCCTTCGATGGAACAATAAATCAAAGAGATCAATGGATTGTGCTTCAAAACGTGATGAATGCAGCGACTAAATTACGGGTGTTTTATGTACACAGATGCTCAGTTCTGAAGCTTCCTGATGCTTTTGGTAACCTTTTGCACCTGCGGTACTTGTCTCATCCGAGTCCATGGATGGAAGGTGGAAAAAAATGCATTTGGTTCCCTTGTTCTATATACAAGCTATATCATCTCCAAATATTACGAAGTACATGTTCATTGGTATCATGGCGGCTGGGAAATTTGGTTAGTCTGAGACATCTAGACAATTCCGTTTCTGTATTTGGATTACCCCCTTACTTAGGACGTTTGACTTCTCTTCAAGAATTAAATCTTCATTATGTTCAATATCGGCATGGTTTGTTCGCAAGTGAGATTAAGAATCTAAAAGATCTCCGTTATTTGGAAGCTTGTGGTCTTGAAAACGTCAATGCAGAAGAAGCTACTTTGATAAAGCTGGGTGAAAAGGAAAGCCTTAATATGTTGTCACTCAGTTGGCATATGGGCCAAAGAGATGCAGGTATAGATGAAAGAGTGCTAGATCACCTTCAGCCTCACACGAGTCTTGCTAAGCTGAAGATTAGTGGATATAGTGGTTCCAGATCACCATGTTGGATGGAAAACCCAATTCTCAACAATGTGACATATATTTCTCTCTCTGATTGTCATCAATTGCAATATCTTCCGCCCGTTGGCAGACTAGCTTCACTCAAGTATCTCTATTTAAGGAATATGAATACAGTGAAAACAATAAATAGTTCCGTTTACGGATGTCAGAACCCTTTTGGCTTCCCATCTCTTAAGTTACTTCATATTGAAGGCCTTCCAGCACTAGATGAGTGGGTTGAACCTGAGACCAGGAATCTGTTTCCCCAGCTTGAGGTACTAATAATCCAACGCTGCAAAGCATTGAGAAATGTACCTGCACTACCATCTACTCTTGCTTATTTTAAACTATCTGATGTTGGTTTAACTACTATTCCTGCAACATATTGTTGTACTGAAACAACTCAACCGCCAAAGTCATCACACTTCAAGTTGATAATCTCTCACTGTCCAAACCTAGTAATGCTGGAGCCAAACTATTGTTTTGAGGGTCTGGAGGAATTACATGTTGAAGATTGTAAAAATTTGATGCATTTGCCAATGGTTCAGTTGCAGAAACTCCCATCTGTCAAAACTTTCTTGCTGGTGAAATGCCCAAATCTGATAGCTCCACAGGCAGAGATCAGTCTACCAACATCTATCAGACATCTTTATATTGGTTCTTGTGGTGGATATGAGACCTCTTTGCTCAAGTCCATTTGCAGTCTAACTTCCCTTACTGCACTGAAGCTAGATAATTGTGTGTTAGTAACTCCACAGAGAGACATCAGTTTGCCATCGTCCATTCAAAATCTTTATATGGGTTCATGTGGTATTGGTGATACTTCTCTGCTCAACTCCTTTTGCAGTCACACTTCCCTTATTTCAATGCAGTTATATGATTGTTTGATGACAGCACTTCCCTCAGCAGAAGTGTTTAAGAATCTTGCAACAATGCAGCATTTGGAAATTGTTAACTGCAGCAAGCTTGCCACTTTAGATGGGATAGAAGAACTGACAAACCTCAGAGAGTTGAACGTCAATGGATGTGACATGCTTGACAAGCAACATACTGAAGGCTCTGATCTTCGCCAAGCTGCTGCTGTCTGTCCTTCACAGCTTACAAAACTAGAGAAACTGAGAATCAGCAGTCCTTCTCTCTTGCAGCATGGGCCGTTGAGAGGAGTCAAGTCAGTTACTCATTTGACTATTGACAAGAGCCATAGATGTTTGCCTGAGGGATGGTTGATGCAAAACCGCAACCATCTTAACTGCCTTGCAGTGCGTAATGCTACTCACTTGGTGTTTCTGCCTTCAATAATGGCAAGTCTTACTTCCCTCAAAACCTTGGAAATTCTCAACGCAGTCCTGCTCCAGTCACTTCCAGATCTGCCTGCCTCCTTAGAGCGTCTATTAATCATTGAATGCCACCCTGTGCTGGGGAGAAGATGCCAAAAAAGAATAGGCTGTGACTGGCACAGGATTGCACGCATCCGGGATGTGAAGATTGACCATAGACCATCAGGATACGGGTCAAGTTCCTACATGGGTTACTACTGGCGTTCTCCTTTATTCCATTGGAACACCTTCAGATTTTAACTCCAGAAGCGGTAAGCAGACATGGTTACTTAATACACTACTGAACTTTTTTCGTGACGGTGCCTGAGCACGTTTTTCattaagaagaagaaaaggtaaCCAATACAACTCGAGTTTAAGAACAGGGGTCTTAAACTCGCGGGTTCTAAAAGATTTATTACATACACTACTGAACTGAAAAATCATAATCCTATGAAGTTTATGAACTGAGTAAATGCATCCATGTTGATGACATTTATGTTTTCACTAAAATTTCTTTCTTGCTGTCCATTCTCAGAATACCATCATATAAGAGTAGCGTTCTTCGTAACCAGAAATCTAGAATACCTTGAAGTTCGACGTCCACTGGATTTTTTATATCAGTATCTCTCCATAAATGCATTCAATCATCTGATTACATGATTCCCTTATCATGTATGTACATCAATGACGATTAATGAAAGCTAGAAAGCTGAACTTCTCGAGGTAAGACCATatttctacatatttttttATGCTCTCATATTTAGTTCGAATTACTATGTTGATAATGTTCCCTCTAAGTATGGCAGGCCGTCCTTTTGCTTTTCAGTTAGG
The sequence above is drawn from the Panicum hallii strain FIL2 chromosome 7, PHallii_v3.1, whole genome shotgun sequence genome and encodes:
- the LOC112900269 gene encoding disease resistance protein RGA2-like, yielding MALAFAGKAVAASAISAIVRKSFDYLDRCMKMEGMRSVKERLERTLPQVQLIFDAIDMERIRDQSEALDAWLWQLRDAVEEAEDVLDEVEYYKLEKKVKSRGNKVCSSLYNCKSLFIQQFNTTFNGGTFKRMADAMKKLDEVAAGVERFILLVDHLDSSSLRNICHQKDVVNPRETSSFMIEETIIGRDTERDQIVEWLIEQGGDNQNQEFCNVTLFALVGIGGMGKTTLAQAAYNDQRVKQCFDSAMWVCVSNDFDVPALTRKIIQEITGRGTDVICLNTLQEILRGKLSSKKFLLVLDDVWNDERRPDWEKLVAPLKSGQKGSKILLTTRMQSVVDIAERVLGGMTKSMRLQGLQENDLLALFNKHAFFGVNPSNHFNLQEVSKQIIKKLSGSPLAAKVMGGLLNNSMDCTYWNRILRENISSIEHGNEGVMKVLRLSYHHLSPKLQACFRYCSMFREDYRFTKKELVELWMGSGLIQLSVDESQTPEDVGDYYLGILSKKSFIELRSDVSTHQYDGGSEIGVSCYEYYVLHDLLHELARAFSMKECIRISSDAYGIIPETVRHAIIIIKNYAVITDFSMLKKLRTLLISFDGTINQRDQWIVLQNVMNAATKLRVFYVHRCSVLKLPDAFGNLLHLRYLSHPSPWMEGGKKCIWFPCSIYKLYHLQILRSTCSLVSWRLGNLVSLRHLDNSVSVFGLPPYLGRLTSLQELNLHYVQYRHGLFASEIKNLKDLRYLEACGLENVNAEEATLIKLGEKESLNMLSLSWHMGQRDAGIDERVLDHLQPHTSLAKLKISGYSGSRSPCWMENPILNNVTYISLSDCHQLQYLPPVGRLASLKYLYLRNMNTVKTINSSVYGCQNPFGFPSLKLLHIEGLPALDEWVEPETRNLFPQLEVLIIQRCKALRNVPALPSTLAYFKLSDVGLTTIPATYCCTETTQPPKSSHFKLIISHCPNLVMLEPNYCFEGLEELHVEDCKNLMHLPMVQLQKLPSVKTFLLVKCPNLIAPQAEISLPTSIRHLYIGSCGGYETSLLKSICSLTSLTALKLDNCVLVTPQRDISLPSSIQNLYMGSCGIGDTSLLNSFCSHTSLISMQLYDCLMTALPSAEVFKNLATMQHLEIVNCSKLATLDGIEELTNLRELNVNGCDMLDKQHTEGSDLRQAAAVCPSQLTKLEKLRISSPSLLQHGPLRGVKSVTHLTIDKSHRCLPEGWLMQNRNHLNCLAVRNATHLVFLPSIMASLTSLKTLEILNAVLLQSLPDLPASLERLLIIECHPVLGRRCQKRIGCDWHRIARIRDVKIDHRPSGYGSSSYMGYYWRSPLFHWNTFRF